A DNA window from Aspergillus nidulans FGSC A4 chromosome V contains the following coding sequences:
- a CDS encoding ECM29 family proteasome component (transcript_id=CADANIAT00003280) has protein sequence MAATNSAEARELSLISKVELRIALADTDEKLESLLGTYLAPLLLKLGSDSHAVRSKVISVCQHINTRVKAPAIKLPVAALLKQFKEQKAQLIRHFDLIYLQQGIDRLGSDARVEVLVPLLQGISEIGTSANQGAVVFNLVLRLLPLLKLPPKDSDDDVKLKARLGLSDQDTKFLSYWFARLLLLVPAEKNALACPGLSPAEYKFLNKDAPITETWDPAREGGLNLTETKVRVLRFVSSGAFNDSERMMSAIIASADSNSRLSDLAEELLKRFIPDLESPDVVQQLYRLYFGAGTPDGARPARPALQTKLLIFLGKSVTATTDTDKVVRLIEDGLLSDSARSSQGLQASKLRTQIFNFTTWVVRMGSKNDLRKIAPKVIAGLIDFIRSQGWPSPGVSGQRLPSTDLSLRALAYESIGIIVPKADLKFSDGHETVSYFGLIKWLFTSFSCDDSGPQIFVSIEQALGSILNSSIDVKDTDSQKELSHYLLSQMRTYPGTEDEETGCRIVRGPQYAAVRFANRFLPFYNVVARWIDLMAIAGGTDIRQEIAEEGRKGLHPYWFRLLNSKQETRLTQIPSDSSADSTSYFDFPSFAEVTNFLLFTVVPGNHEFGMFSGRYRGSFAPALTFLRNILFWKSLVAADIVIEIEQDWESKLDLMLASDEKARMALRRHMQSNEQELVGMFLQSTLMGLIDGYGEGRRQCGEHFVSICSLAANNSVEWLLPQALSLKATLSSNDQDAQNMAARAIGILASHPAFSQKDLSDLATELLATAGSWESAVGERVLKARGAILALSFIFSRFAFRGAKEKISEPQINEFIKVVFTIIDISRDSLLRQTAQTAIGQLSLSGLLSPTSFTNVEWETLKDKLAKNAKAESNIAISAIGLLIPTFPSDAPQFRQLLDVLYDLHEIRSPEVHFTVGEALSNAVAGWNSKSLVHQFDVDEQLPDKSIPTSVLADACDKLAKDCRASKPSLRKASAIWLLCLVKNCGYIEEVQTRLRKCQITFASLLSDRDEMVQETGAQGLSLVYEMGDQALKDDLVRDLVDSFTASSANLGGGKINEDTELFEPGALPTGGGSSVNTYKDIMNLASEAGDPTLVYRFMSLASNNALWTSRAAFSKLGISSIFSDSSINGYLAKNTKIYPKLFRYRFDPNPNVQRSMNSIWLSLVKDPNAVISAHFDEIITDLLKSMLAGREWRMRQASCAAISDLIQGRQPDVYVKHVDEIFTKAFKLVDDIKESVRIAALKLCQTITGSVIRTLEASDPDTKRIKTMLENTIPFLLSDKGMESSVQEVQGFALGALIQMIKKGPGNALRPFVPSIMEQFLNCLSSLEPQAVNYVHLNADKYGLTGQEIDKMRLSSIRTSPMMEVIERYLIDMLDDDSMKEFAAKLEGVLRSAVGLPSKVGCSRVLVLLSMRTVLFQPYADRFIQLLGKCVLDRNDTVSASYCSSIGYLLRLASDSQVLKTIEHAKTLYVTAEDANQRAISAEILHSSSKLSNDRFMSFASSALPFVFVSKHDLDEHVREVFEKTWQDNVGGNRAVSLYIKEITDLVRDKLGSAHWAIKHTAALAIADAITSLDSEIDLGTSQYIWPVLEQALAGKTWEGKENVLKAFVRFASQARNLWHEQPQLGELMKVRNLAKSYGLICAKTITIREAKRNNPAYRPHGLTALGGVAQAHKDLDLTAEAISIVSKVLDDNNDAGDPMDVDSGSGPGTKQILEDTLAACVKCLLQCCSSTLQALSDGEKSLFPCILIILCLNGLIKDYYSVGRTVSDNELAQLRSNIRRALKHGGKQVQISSYEELRLLLNIWVSKGGGEAEHLRKIHGFLATLTGELLSCEVDLSVEAVRRGRAEATVSYVKLCQQTGREIDAELQKSINGWRRNERSGPVRQVLDQVIGQLAPE, from the exons ATGGCCGCGACCAACAGTGCGGAGGCCAGAGAGCTTAGCTTAATCTCCAAGGTAGAGCTCAGAATCGCGTTAGCAGATACAGACGAAAAGCTGGAATCCCTTCTCGGCACATACCTGGCTCCTCTGCTACTGAAGCTCGGCTCAGACAGCCATGCGGTCCGCAGCAAGGTGATTTCCGTTTGTCAGCACATTAACACAAGAGTCAAGGCCCCCGCAATCAAACTCCCCGTTGCAGCACTGTTGAAACAGTtcaaggagcagaaggcgcAACTTATCAGGCACTTTGACTTGATCTATCTGCAGCAAGGTATTGATCGTCTGGGCTCGGATGCCAGAGTCGAGGTTCTGGTGCCGTTATTGCAAGGCATCTCCGAGATTGGGACATCTGCGAACCAGGGGGCTGTTGTATTCAACCTggtgctgcggctgttgccGTTGCTGAAGCTTCCACCGAAGGACAGTGACGATGATGTGAAGTTGAAGGCTCGGTTGGGTCTCTCGGATCAGGACACCAAGTTCCTCTCTTACTGGTTTGCGAGACTGTTGCTTCTTGTGCCAGCGGAAAAGAACGCCCTCGCATGTCCAGGTTTATCTCCAGCAGAGTACAAGTTTCTAAACAAAGATGCGCCCATAACTGAGACCTGGGATCCTGCTCGGGAGGGCGGGTTGAATTTGACGGAAACGAAAGTGCGAGTATTGAGGTTCGTCTCTAGCGGAGCCTTTAATGACTCGGAGCGGATGATGTCGGCGATAATTGCGTCCGCAGATAGTAATTCTCGCTTGTCGGAtctcgctgaagaacttctAAAGAGGTTCATACCAGATCTTGAGAGCCCAGACGTTGTGCAGCAGCTCTATCGACTATACTTTGGTGCTGGAACACCAGACGGGGCTCGCCCGGCGCGTCCTGCCCTGCAAACAAAGCTTCTTATCTTCCTTGGAAAGTCGGTTACGGCAACGACGGACACTGACAAAGTCGTTCGTTTGATTGAAGATGGTCTTTTATCAGATTCGGCAAGATCTTCTCAGGGTTTACAGGCTTCCAAACTGCGGACTCAGATATTCAACTTCACTACGTGGGTCGTCCGCATGGGATCAAAAAACGACCTCAGGAAGATTGCCCCGAAAGTTATTGCCGGGTTGATAGACTTCATCCGTTCCCAGGGATGGCCTAGTCCGGGGGTTAGCGGGCAGCGGCTCCCCAGCACAGATCTGAGCCTCCGTGCGCTTGCGTACGAAAGCATCGGTATCATTGTCCCCAAAGCGGATCTCAAGTTCAGTGATGGGCATGAAACGGTCTCGTATTTCGGGCTGATTAAATGGTTGTTCACGTCGTTTAGCTGTGACGACTCCGGCCCTCAAATTTTCGTCAGCATTGAACAGGCCTTGGGCAGCATTCTTAATTCGTCAATAGATGTTAAGGACACTGACTCCCAGAAGGAATTAAGCCATTATCTACTGTCTCAGATGAGGACATATCCAGGgaccgaggatgaggaaaCAGGGTGCAGGATCGTGCGTGGCCCACAGTATGCTGCAGTGCGGTTTGCCAACAGGTTTTTGCCATTCTACAATGTCGTTGCGCGCTGGATCGATCTTATGGCCATTGCAGGTGGCACGGACATACGCCAGGAGATCGCAGAGGAGGGGAGAAAGGGATTGCATCCATATTGGTTCCGGCTTTTGAATTCAAAGCAGGAAACTAGACTGACCCAGATCCCATCTGATTCCTCTGCTGATTCAACCTCCTACTTCGATTTTCCGAGTTTTGCTGAGGTTACAAACTTTCTCCTTTTCACTGTGGTACCGGGCAACCATGAGTTTGGGATGTTTTCTGGCCGTTACAGGGGTTCGTTTGCGCCGGCATTAACCTTCCTTCGCAATATCCTTTTCTGGAAGTCTTTGGTGGCTGCCGATATTGTCATAGAGATAGAGCAGGATTGGGAGTCCAAACTTGACTTGATGCTCGCATCAGATGAGAAGGCACGGATGGCTCTAAGGCGTCACATGCAATCAAATgagcaggaactggttgGGATGTTTCTGCAGTCTACCCTTATGGGACTCATTGATGGGTATGGAGAGGGCCGACGACAATGCGGAGAGCATTTTGTCAGTATTTGCTCTCTGGCAGCCAATAACTCTGTCGAGTGGCTTCTTCCGCAGGCGCTTTCACTGAAAGCAACTTTATCGAGCAATGACCAGGATGCTCAGAACATGGCGGCGCGAGCAATCGGTATTTTAGCTTCCCATCCTGCGTTCTCGCAGAAGGACCTTTCCGATTTAGCAACCGAGCTACTGGCTACGGCAGGATCGTGGGAGTCGGCAGTTGGTGAGAGAGTTTTGAAGGCTCGAGGAGCAATACTTGCACTGTCCTTTATCTTCAGCAGATTTGCTTTCCGAGGAGCAAAAGAGAAAATCTCCGAGCCCCAAATAAACGAATTTATCAAGGTTGTATTTACTATCATTGATATTTCGCGCGACTCTCTCCTCCGGCAAACTGCTCAGACAGCCATTGGGCAACTCAGTCTTTCTGGCCTCCTGTCTCCGACTTCGTTCACCAACGTTGAGTGGGAGACGCTAAAGGATAAGCTCGCGAAAAATGCAAAGGCTGAAAGTAATATTGCTATATCAGCCATTGGTTTGCTTATACCTACTTTCCCCAGTGATGCCCCGCAGTTTCGGCAGTTGCTTGATGTTCTCTATGACTTGCATGAAATTCGAAGTCCAGAGGTCCATTTTACTGTCGGCGAGGCACTGAGCAATGCGGTCGCCGGCTGGAACTCCAAATCACTGGTGCACCAATTTGACGTCGACGAGCAGCTTCCTGACAAGAGTATTCCAACCTCTGTCCTTGCAGACGCATGTGACAAACTTGCTAAAGATTGTCGAGCTTCAAAACCATCGCTTAGAAAGGCGTCTGCGATTTGGCTACTATGCCTGGTTAAAAACTGCGGTTACATAGAAGAGGTACAAACCCGTCTACGCAAATGCCAGATTACATTCGCAAGCTTGTTGAGTGACCGAGACGAGATGGTTCAAGAGACAGGAGCCCAAGGGCTAAGCTTGGTGTATGAGATGGGCGACCAAGCTCTTAAGGATGATCTAGTTCGTGATCTTGTGGATTCATTCACGGCAAGTAGCGCGAACCTTGGTGGTGGCAAGATCAATGAGGATACAGAGCTCTTCGAGCCAGGAGCCCTACCTACCGGGGGAGGCTCATCCGTCAACACATACAAAGACATAATGAACCTTGCTTCTGAGGCTGGCGATCCAACCCTCGTATATCGATTTATGTCGCTAGCTTCCAACAACGCGCTCTGGACAAGCCGTGCGGCATTCAGCAAGCTCGGTATCAGCAGTATTTTCTCCGACTCCAGCATCAATGGATATCTCGCGAAGAACACGAAAATCTATCCCAAACTCTTCCGATACCGGTTTGATCCAAACCCAAATGTGCAGCGCTCTATGAACTCGATCTGGCTTTCGCTGGTCAAGGATCCAAATGCGGTTATCAGTGCCCATTTTGATGAAATCATTACTGATCTTCTGAAGAGCATGTTAGCTGGGCGGGAATGGCGAATGAGGCAGGCAAGCTGTGCTGCAATCTCGGATTTAATCCAGGGTCGGCAGCCTGATGTATATGTCAAACACGTGGATGAGATATTTACGAAAGCATTCAAGCTggttgatgatatcaagGAAAGTGTCCGAATTGCCGCTCTAAAGCTTTGCCAGACGATTACTGGATCTGTTATCCGCACTTTAGAGGCTAGTGACCCTGACACGAAACGAATCAAAACGATGCTCGAGAACACTATCCCTTTTCTACTGAGTGATAAAGGCATGGAATCCAGCGTCCAGGAAGTCCAGGGGTTTGCTCTTGGAGCTCTCATACAGATGATCAAGAAAGGACCTGGTAACGCGCTGAGGCCGTTTGTCCCCAGCATCATGGAGCAGTTTCTGAATTGCCTCAGCTCGCTGGAGCCGCAAGCGGTCAATTACGTCCATCTCAACGCCGACAAGTACGGGTTGACAGGGCAAGAAATAGACAAAATGAGGCTGTCAAGCATCCGTACGTCCCCAATGATGGAAGTGATTGAGCGATACTTGATCGATATGCTAGACGATGACAGCATGAAGGAATTCGCAGCCAAGCTCGAAGGTGTACTTCGCTCGGCCGTCGGCCTTCCTTCTAAGGTCGGGTGCAGCCGTGTGCTAGTCCTGCTAAGCATGCGGACAGTTCTTTTCCAGCCCTATGCCGATCGATTCATCCAACTGCTTGGTAAATGCGTCTTGGACAGGAACGACACAGTCAGCGCATCTTACTGCTCGTCGATTGGCTATCTATTGCGCCTAGCCTCAGACAGCCAGGTCCTGAAGACTATCGAGCATGCCAAAACTCTATACGTCACAGCCGAAGATGCTAATCAGCGAGCCATTTCAGCCGAGATCCTGCATTCGTCCTCAAAGCTGTCGAACGATCGCTTCATGTCGTTTGCGTCGAGCGCCTTGCCGTTCGTTTTTGTTTCAAAACATGACCTGGATGAGCATGTTCGTGAAGTCTTTGAAAAAACTTGGCAGGACAACGTGGGCGGCAATCGGGCAGTGTCGCTGTACATTAAGGAGATCACCGATCTGGTCAGGGATAAACTGGGTTCAGCCCACTGGGCGATAAAGCACACCGCAGCGTTGGCAATCGCAGACGCCATCACTTCACTGGATTCAGAAATTGACCTGGGTACAAGTCAGTACATATGGCCTGTTCTAGAGCAGGCATTGGCTGGCAAGACCtgggaaggaaaagaaaatgttCTCAAGGCATTCGTACGGTTTGCGAGCCAAGCGAGAAATTTGTGGCACGAACAGCCGCAGCTGGGAGAGTTGATGAAGGTCC GCAACTTGGCTAAGAGCTATGGGCTGATCTGCGCAAAGACAATTACGATACGAGAGGCAAAACGGAATAACCCTGCATATCGACCACATGGCCTGACTGCTTTGGGTGGGGTTGCACAAGCACACAAGGACCTCGATCTGACGGCTGAAGCAATCAGCATCGTTTCCAAAGTGCTGGATGACAATAATGATGCAGGAGATCCCATGGATGTCGACTCAGGCAGCGGTCCCGGAACAAAACAAATTCTAGAGGATACACTGGCTGCTTGCGTAAAGTGTCTTCTGCAGTGCTGCAGCTCAACGTTGCAAGCACTGTCGGACGGTGAGAAGAGCCTCTTTCCTTGCATTTTAATCATCTTGTGCCTCAACGGGCTAATAAAAGATTATTACTCCGTAGGTCGCACAGTTTCAGACAACGAGCTGGCCCAATTGAGGTCAAATATTCGCAGAGCCCTGAAGCACGGAGGGAAACAGGTGCAGATTTCTTCGTACGAGGAGCTGCGCCTCCTCTTAAACATATGGGTTTCTAAGGGGGGCGGGGAAGCTGAACACCTACGCAAGATTCACGGCTTCTTGGCGACGCTGACTGGGGAGTTGCTCTCGTGCGAAGTTGACTTATCGGTTGAGGCAGTCCGAAGGGGACGTGCTGAGGCAACGGTCTCATACGTCAAACTTTGCCAGCAAACGGGACGGGAGATAGACGCGGAGCTGCAAAAGTCCATCAACGGCTGGCGGAGGAATGAAAGATCGGGACCCGTCAGGCAGGTACTCGATCAGGTGATCGGACAGTTGGCACCAGAGTAA
- a CDS encoding putative SNF2 family helicase/ATPase (transcript_id=CADANIAT00003281): MGIQDFAHASPLQGDWSDFTGTEHNLPVIIKFSRPHPMETQESGNDCVVLEIETIQERETIFVDTSSDPDIISLGRHLAIASDLACADRYHTAKLPTACYQSTLRCFGNHTSFQLETVILWRDSLDITDYQRLPDAASAAFFRYVLGEDKDYDPFRIRRTRGPIARGDGWTPQDFYDNVHVPRNTPELSAPVKCDLTECELFPFQRRAVRWLLNREGKELNSNGQVVPLENRSKIGLPDSFQQITDADGKVCFASHLYMVVTRDLSGWYNVNEHLKGGVLAEEMGLGKTVEMISLMCLNRRILRPEETFAEPGSNGLRPSGATLIITPPVILGQWKQEIELHAPKLQVFHYTGIQRHPTLSDQELVELMADNDVVLTTYNVLAREIHYAGVAPKRNLRHEKRFEPRKSPLIKISWWRVCLDEAQMIESGISNAAKVARLIPRHIAWAVTGTPLRKDVTDLLGLLLFLRYEPFCGPIWKRLCDATFKPVLARIVNTITLRHSKNFIREELHLPPQKRIVITVPFTAVEEQSYRQLYEEMCEDCGLDSSGSPRNNDWNPNDPSVIDRMRSWLVRLRQSCLYPTGNRRKVFAAGNGPLRSVNDVLEVMIDQNDALIHAEERSLLLSQLRRGQLLENAKLKREALSLWKNSLHRASDTVQQCRERLQTERKKQLTPLANGAHDERLSFSDDESEETEKNSRLHVFRQRLRTALEVEHIAVFFTGNAYFQIKSDHELTKPDSEEFQALTKLEEEAYAKAKLIRQEMLTEISRKAKHYVKRIKEKAEKKDFVAIPEMKLHMYSKGLESRRVFERLQDFCDMMNDHAAQYKEWREKMVKLLSQALIDQEDESELEGDEYEKSTKHQDEMYVYMEALRALFADRHDALTGQKNVLIAHEVKVAISQAQKGEGPSPTLYLEVMKRRNEVKPGPDLGSLRGAIAELRSLGSSLEWQANDGSTRARAELEILTKVLKNVTDISTEQTKIASNLEREVEMFRDTMNNRLEYYRQLQQISDTVAPYDEESTGKPLDRGLFAEKLEQEKAMEEKISSLKAKGRYLIHLRDETSPDENSKICIICQGTFEIGVLTVCGHKYCKDCLRLWWRQHRTCPVCKKRLGANDFYQITYKPQEFVVQEEKSSSNIILEQHSSNSIYTDIGSGTLHEIKNIDLKDSFGTKIDTLARHILWLREHDPGAQSIVFSQYKGFLDYLANAFRRFKIGYSSVDESDGIEKFKKDPGIECFLLHAKAHSSGLNLVNATHVFLCEPLINTAIELQAIARVHRIGQHRPTTVWMYLISDTVEKSIYDISVSRRLDHIIQKEREQKAGAPTAPENRVNRPAIGDLSEVAIDSANSMEVQDAPLAKLMEGGAYGGERVKKDDLWQCLFGNPRRQQHMNDSSSANSDVARFLRAEAAEQRRTSSKGGE; encoded by the exons ATGGGCATCCAGGACTTTGCTCACGCAAGCCCATTACAGGGTGACTGGAGTGACTTTACAGGCACGGAGCATAATCTGCCTGTCATTATCAAATTCTCCAGGCCACACCCTATGGAAACGCAAGAAAGTGGAAATGACTGTGTTGTGCTAGAAATAGAAACGATTCAGGAAAGGGAAACCATCTTCGTCGATACGTCCAGTGACCCGGATATCATCAGTCTTGGTAGACACTTGGCAATTGCGAGCGACCTCGCGTGTGCGGACCGCTATCATACAGCTAAGCTACCGACTGCATGCTATCAGTCTACTCTTCGGTGCTTCGGGAACCACACATCATTTCAGCTGGAGACAGTGATTTTATGGAGGGATTCTCTAGATATCACGGACTACCAGAGACTACCTGATGCGGCCTCAGCAGCATTCTTTAGGTACGTTCTGGGGGAGGATAAGGATTATGATCCCTTCAGGATACGCAGGACCCGGGGGCCTATAGCGAGGGGAGACGGTTGGACGCCTCAGGATTTCTACGACAACGTTCATGTCCCTCGGAATACGCCTGAACTTTCAGCACCTGTTAAATGCGACTTGACGGAATGTGAGCTATTTCCATTCCAGCGGCGTGCGGTGCGGTGGCTTCTAAAtagagagggaaaagagcTCAATTCCAACGGTCAGGTGGTTCCATTAGAGAATCGTTCGAAAATCGGCTTGCCCGATTCATTCCAGCAGATTACCGATGCGGATGGAAAGGTCTGTTTTGCTAGCCATTTATACATGGTAGTAACGCGTGACCTTTCTGGTTGGTATAATGTTAACGAACATCTCAAGGGTGGAGTcttggctgaggagatggGTCTGGGAAAGACTGTAGAGATGATTAGTTTGATGTGTTTGAACCGCCGGATACTGCGCCCTGAAGAAACCTTTGCGGAGCCCGGAAGCAATGGTCTGAGACCATCTGGAGCGACTCTAATTATAACACCGCCGGTAATACTGGGACAGTGGAAACAGGAGATCGAGCTGCATGCCCCGAAACTCCAGGTTTTCCATTACACTGGAATACAACGGCATCCAACATTGTCAGATCAGGAGCTAGTCGAACTTATGGCTGACAATGATGTTGTGCTCACGACATACAATGTGCTGGCGCGTGAGATCCACTATGCCGGTGTTGCCCCAAAAAGGAATCTCCGGCATGAGAAGCGATTCGAGCCCAGAAAGTCGCCGCTGATCAAGATATCGTGGTGGCGGGTATGCTTGGATGAGGCTCAGATGATCGAGAGTGGCATCAGTAATGCAGCCAAAGTTGCTCGACTTATCCCTCGCCATATAGCATGGGCTGTGACAGGAACGCCGCTTCGGAAAGATGTCACCGATTTGCTCGGACTACTGCTCTTCCTTCGGTATGAACCTTTCTGCGGGCCCATATGGAAAAGGTTATGTGATGCCACGTTCAAGCCAGTTCTGGCTCGCATCGTTAATACTATCACTCTAAGACACAGCAAAAATTTTATCCGAGAAGAGCTACATCTGCCACCTCAGAAAAGGATTGTTATCACAGTACCCTTTACCGCAGTAGAAGAGCAAAGCTACAGACAGCTCTACGAGGAGATGTGCGAGGATTGCGGACTTGATAGTTCGGGGTCACCTCGCAACAATGATTGGAACCCGAATGATCCCTCGGTTATAGATAGGATGCGAAGCTGGCTTGTGCGGCTTCGGCAGTCTTGCCTCTATCCTACCGGAAATCGGCGTAAGGTATTCGCTGCTGGTAACGGCCCATTACGATCGGTCAATGACGTTTTGGAGGTGATGATCGACCAGAACGATGCTCTCATACATGCTGAGGAacgctctcttctcctctcgcaACTTCGGCGTGGCCAGCTACTAGAAAATGCTAAGCTTAAAAGAGAGGCCCTCAGCCTCTGGAAGAATTCCCTTCATCGTGCGAGTGATACCGTTCAGCAATGCCGGGAGAGACTTCAGACGGAACGAAAGAAGCAGCTAACGCCTCTAGCTAATGGAGCGCATGATGAAAGGCTGTCCTTCAGTGACGATGAAAGTGAGGAAACCGAGAAAAACTCTCGACTCCATGTATTCCGCCAGCGACTACGAACTGCGCTCGAGGTCGAACACATTGCTGTATTCTTCACAGGAAATGCTTATTTTCAGATAAAATCCGATCATGAACTCACCAAACCCGACTCTGAGGAGTTTCAGGCGTTGACAAAGTTAGAGGAGGAGGCTTACGCGAAAGCCAAATTAATCCGACAAGAAATGCTGACTGAGATTTCCCGGAAAGCTAAGCATTACGTGAAGAGAATCAAAGAGAAAGCCGAGAAGAAAGATTTCGTGGCTATTCCGGAAATGAAGCTTCATATGTACAGTAAAGGGCTTGAATCTCGTCGTGTGTTCGAGCGACTTCAGGATTTCTGCGATATGATGAATGACCACGCTGCCCAATACAAGGAATGGCGTGAGAAAATGGTCAAGCTCCTTTCACAAGCACTCATTGATCAAGAGGACGAGTCTGAGCTTGAGGGCGACGAGTATGAAAAGTCTACAAAGCATCAGGATGAGATGTATGTCTACATGGAAGCGCTCCGTGCATTATTTGCCGACCGTCACGATGCTTTGACAGGACAGAAGAACGTGCTTATTGCCCATGAAGTCAAAGTCGCGATTTCCCAAGCGcagaaaggagaagggccgTCCCCGACACTCTACCTCGAGGTCATGAAAAGACGGAATGAAGTAAAACCTGGCCCCGACCTCGGCTCTCTGCGCGGGGCTATTGCTGAACTTCGTAGTCTTGGGTCCTCGCTGGAATGGCAGGCCAACGACGGGAGCACAAGAGCTCGCGCTGAGCTTGAAATCCTCACAAAGGTGCTTAAGAACGTCACGGACATTTCTACGGAGCAAACAAAGATTGCGTCCAACCTGGAAAGGGAAGTAGAGATGTTTCGAGACACTATGAATAACCGCCTAGAGTACTATCGTCAGCTGCAGCAAATTTCCGACACTGTGGCACCTTACGATGAAGAAAGCACCGGCAAGCCTCTTGACCGTGGTCtctttgctgagaagctAGAGCAAGAAAAGGCCATGGAGGAAAAGATATCTTCCCTAAAAGCAAAGGGCCGCTATCTTATTCATCTACGAGATGAAACAAGCCCGGATGAGAACTCCAAAATCTGTATTATATGCCAAGGGACTTTTGAAATTG GTGTTCTGACGGTATGTGGTCATAAATATTGTAAAGACTGCTTACGTCTCTGGTGGCGTCAACACCGGACTTGCCCGGTTTGCAAAAAGCGTCTTGGGGCCAACGATTTTTATCAGATCACATATAAACCTCAGGAGTTTGTGGTCCAGGAGGagaaatcatcatcaaaCATTATACTGGAACAACATTCCAGCAATTCTATATATACTGATATCGGATCAGGGACTCTACACGAAATCAAAAATATTGACCTGAAAGACTCATTTGGAACCAAGATCGACACCTTGGCACGCCATATTCTGTGGCTGCGAGAACATGACCCCGGTGCTCAATCCATTGTCTTTTCTCAGTATAAGGGCTTTCTTGACTACCTAGCAAATGCATTCAGGCGCTTCAAGATCGGGTACAGTAGTGTCGATGAATCAGACGGCATAGAAAAGTTCAAGAAGGATCCTGGG ATCGAATGCTTTCTCCTGCATGCGAAGGCGCACTCGTCAGGCCTTAACCTGGTTAATGCAACTCACGTCTTCCTCTGCGAACCCCTGATCAATACGGCTATTGAATTACAAGCTATTGCACGAGTGCATCGTATCGGGCAGCATCGGCCGACGACAGTCTGGATGTACTTGATCTCCGATACGGTTGAGAAGTCAATATACGACATCTCGGTCTCTCGCCGCCTAGATCACATTATCCAGAAGGAACGGGAACAAAAGGCCGGTGCACCCACGGCTCCTGAAAACAGAGTGAACAGACCTGCAATTGGGGACCTTAGCGAGGTAGCTATTGATTCTGCTAACTCCATGGAGGTACAAGATGCACCACTGGCCAAGCTGATGGAGGGCGGCGCATATGGTGGCGAACGGGTCAAGAAGGACGATTTGTGGCAGTGCCTGTTCGGTAACCCAAGACGACAACAACATATGAACGACTCGTCAAGCGCCAACAGTGATGTCGCCAGATTCTTGAGAGCTGAGGCAGCCGAGCAGCGAAGAACATCTTCGAAGGGTGGTGAATAG